Genomic window (Pirellulaceae bacterium):
GTGCTTTGCATCTGGCTACCCAATTGGCCCATCCAACGACTTGTCGTCGCTCGACCCGAGCTTAGGAAAAACGCGATTGTCCTCTACTCGCGTGATTCGCGTCGTGGCCAATGCGTCGTATTTTGCTCCAAGCTGGCGAAACAGATCGGCGTTCGTGTTGGCATGCCTTTGGCCGAAGTTACGACGTTAACGCGGCATCACAGAAATTCTCCGAACCGTCACAGAGGATCGGCAACAGACCCAAATACAAACTTCGCAAGTGATTCAATCGCAACCTCTAGATCAGCTAACCACTGGCAACTGACTCTCGAAGCTCATGACTCTCAAACCGATCTCCAGATACTTCAACAACTGGCCCAGTGGTGCGAGCAATTCAGTCCAATCGTGGGACTGGATCCTGCCCAATCACCCACCGGATTGCTATTGGATGTGACTGGTATCGGTCATCTGTTTGGAGGTGATCAAGCACTTGCCGAGCGAGTCGTGCTTTCGCTGCGCGGACAAGGCTATTGGCCTCGAGTGGCGATCGCGAGCACCGTTGGGGCAGCTTGGGGGTTAGCCCACTATGGACGAGAACCATCCAGCACTATCTCCCCCCATCGCGATGCTGACATCAACAATGGTAGCAGTTCGAATGACGCGAATGCTCCCATCGCTCTGCCAACTCCCCAAGTGGTCTCAACCCGAAAAACCTCCGAAGCGATCGCCCCCTTGTCAATTGCAGCGTTGCGAATTTCGCAGACGTCAATTGAATTACTTCATCGATTAGGCGTCGACCGTATCGAACAATTGCTAACACTGCCACGAGATGAATTAGCGGCTCGCCTGGGCGACGAGGTCACCACGCGACTCGATCAAGCTTTGGGGAACAGCGATGAAATCATTTTGGCCCACCAACCACCTACTGATTTCCAAACGGAATGGGCACTGGAGCATCCAACCGATCAACAACAGGTACTCTTGCAGGCGATCAAACACTTGACGCACCATTTGGCCCACCTATTACAAGCTCAAAATCAAGGCGCATTGCAAATCAATTGCACTTTTCATATGGGGGCTAAGTTCATCACGATTACGGCTGGTCTTTTTCGACCGACAGCTGTTGCGGACCATTTATTTCAACTACTAAGCATGCAACTCGAATCGTGTCAGTTGCCGGGTTCGGTGAGCAAGATCGTGTTGGCAGCAATTCATACCGCACGTTTGATTTATGAACAGCAAGCACTTTGGCAGGATGACAACCACGAACAACCGCACGTTTTAGCCGAGCTGATTGACCGTTTGAGCAGTCGACTTGGGCCTGCGACAATCCTGGCCGCACGTTTGCGTTCCAGTGCATTGCCAGAAGAAGGCTACGCTTTGATTCCTTTGACGGGCCCCGGGGCTTCGCTAGCGAGATTAAATTCAGCAGCCGGAAAGCGAGCTCCATTCCAGGCTGGACACCGGCCCTTGCAACTCTTACATCCGCCCCAACCTCTGAACGTTGTCAGTGTGACTCCGAATGGCCCCCCGACCTACTTTGATCATGCAGGCAAACGCCAGCAAGTCGGCCGTCATTGGGGCCCCGAGCGAATTGAGACAGCCTGGTGGCAAGGGAGCTGTATTCGACGTGACTACTATCGAGTCGAATGTGAATCGGGCTGTCGCTTTTGGATTTTCCGACAACTGAACGATCAATCTTGGCACTTGCACGGAAGGTTTTGAGCTCCTTAACAGACTCCATCATGTACGTCGAACTCCACTGCAAATCAAACTTTTCGTTTCTCGAAGGCGCTTCTCATGCAGATGAGTTGATTGCTCGCGCCAAACGACTTGGATATGCCAGCATGGCAATCACCGATCGAAATAGTTTGTCGGGAATTGTACGAGCCCACGCCGCTGCCAAAGAACATCAACTTCCTTTGATTATTGGTGCCGAGATTGCACTTCAAGATGCGACATCGGTCGTTGTCTGGGTGACCAATCGTCAAGCCTATGGCCAACTTACGCAACTCCTCACTTGCGGATTGCGTCGAGCCCCCAAAGGCGAATGCTGGCTCACGCGAAACGATCTTGCCGAACACGCCAAGGGACTGCTCGCAGGAATTCTGCCGAACCCATCCAACTCACTCCAACTCAATGAGGATTGCCAGGTATACCGGGATATTTTTGCGGATCGCTTGTATTTATTGGCCGAATTCCACGCAAGCGTTGACGACCAACAGCGACTCCACTCGCTTGTTGATCTTTCTGACCGTACTCACATCCCTTTGTTATCGGCCGGCGATGTCCATTACCATTCGCCGGCGAGACTCCCTCTTCACGACGTACTAACCGCCATCCGGCATGGCACAACCGTCGATGAAGCGGGCGACTTACTCTTTCCCAATGCTGAACGTCACCTGAAATCACTCGACGATCTCACAACCAGATTTTCTGCAATTCCTGCTGCGATGAACCGCACGCTTGAGGTCGCGGATCGCTGCCACTTTTCCTTGGATGAGCTGCGTTATGAGTACCCCGAGGAACTCGCACCCCAAGGTCTGACACCCCTTCAATATCTGACGCAATTAACTTGGGAGGGTGCCAGACGTCGCTATCCCAACGGCATTCCCACCAACGTCCGCCAACTGCTCCATCACGAATTACAGCTAATTGGCGAATTGCAATACGAAGCCTACTTCCTGACCGTATGGGATCTCGTCCGCTTTGCTCGTCAGCAAGGCATTCTTTGTCAAGGACGAGGCTCGGCAGCGAATTCGGCAGTCTGCTTCTGCTTAAATGTAACGGCCGTGGATCCAGCGCATGCCAACCTCTTGTTTGAACGCTTCGTAAGCCGCGAACGCAATGAAGCTCCCGATATCGACGTCGATTTCGAGCATGAGCGGCGCGAAGAAGTCATTCAATATCTGTATCAAAAATATGGACGCGACCGTGCTGGGCTTGCTGCAGAAGTCATTACCTACCGCAGCCGCTCCGCCATTCGCGATGTAGGAAAAGCCCTGGGGTTATCCCTCGACCGAGTTGACGCCCTGGCAAAACAAGTCGACGGGTACACTCAAGACGCTGATTTTGAAACACGCTGTCGCCAGGTTGGAATCGATCCCACATCCGACCGCGGTCGGCAACTGGTGCACTTGGTCGACGAATTGATCGGCTTCCCTCGACACCTCTCTCAACACGTCGGCGGCATGGTAATGACGCGAGGTCCACTTTGCGAACTCGTCCCTATCGAAAATGCGGCAATGGCCAATCGCACTGTCATTTCTTGGGACAAGAACGATCTGGATACATTGGGGATTCTGAAAGTCGATTGCCTGGCGTTAGGCATGCTGACCGCCATCCGCAAAATGTTCCAAATGATCCAAAAGCATCATGACAGAGAGCTCAGCTTGGCGAATATACCACCCGCCGATCCCGACGTGTATGACATGATCTGTCGTGCTGAAACCATGGGCGTATTTCAAATTGAGAGTCGCGCTCAGATGAGTATGCTCCCGCGACTCCGCCCACGTTGTTACTACGACCTTGTTGTGGAAGTAGCCATCGTTCGACCGGGGCCTATTCAGGGACAAATGGTGCATCCTTATCTCCGCCGGCGCATGGGACTGGAACAAGCAACTTATCCGAACGCCGAAATCAAAGCGGTCTTACAAAAAACGTTGGGCGTACCAATCTTTCAAGAACAAGCCATGCGATTGGCGGTTGTCGCCGCAGGCTTTACACCTGGCGAAGCCGACCAACTGCGTCGTGCTATGGGAGCTTGGCGCAAATCGGGAGTCATTGACCAATTCCGACAGAAACTGCGTGAGGGCATGCTTCGTCGCGGTTTGTCGCAAACATTTGCCGAACAGGTCTTCCAACAAATTCGTGGTTTTGGCGAATATGGCTTCCCCGAATCTCACGCGGCCAGTTTTGCGTTACTGGTTTACGTATCCGCTTGGCTCAAACATCACTACCCGGCTGCCTTTACCGCTGCACTCATCAACAGCCAACCGATGGGATTCTATTCTCCATCGCAACTCGTGCGCGACCTGAAGCAAAGAGAGATTCAGGTACTGCCGATTGACATCAACCACAGTGAGTGGAACTGCACGTTGGAACCGAGCGAAGTCGCTATGAAATCTACCCGCCCCCTCGCTCTGCGACTCGGTATGCGATTGATCCGTGGATTCTCCCAGTCACACGCGGACGTGATTACCGATGTTCGCGGCGAACATCGCTTTCGCTCTCTCGACGACTTCGCCAAACGGACTCGTCTGAATCAATCCGTCATCGTCCGCCTTAGTCAAGCAGATTGCTTCGCCTCGCTGGGTCAAAATCGACGTAAGGCGCTGTGGGAAGCTCTTGGCCAGGAACGCTCCGCAAGCAATCTGCCTCTATTCCAAAATCTTCCCGCCGAAGACGATTCGCAGATTGAACTTCCTCCCATGGAATCCAGTGAAGACGTGTTCGCCGATTATGATAGTACGGGTTTGTCGTTAAAGGCACATCCGATGTCGTTCTATCGCAGTCAACTCGATCAGATATCGGTAACGGCTGCCGATCAACTCTACGCTCGCAAACACAATCAATGGACCCTTGTGGCGGGAATCGTCCTTCTTCGGCAACGCCCCAGCACTGCCAAGGGAATCACTTTTGTGACCCTTGAAGACGAAACCGGGGTGATGAATCTCGTCCTCCACCCACACATCTGGCAGAAGTTTTATCCGATCGCTCGTCGCAGTTCAGCCTGGCTCGCTCACGGACGCGTCGAAACCCGCCATTCTGTAATCCACTTGATTGTTCAACGGCTGGAAGATCTGGCACAACAACTTGCTCAGCTGCAACGCCATCCCGCGCCGGTACGCCTCTCGTCGCGAGATTTTCGTTGAACCATTGCATTCCGTCCTGATCGGGCTGCAAGCAGGCTAAAATCTCGATACAATGCGGGCTCTCACAGCCCCTCACCGTCCGACCCAGGAGACCAGCAACATGCAACTACCCGCAAAATACGTGATGCTGATCCTATTTGTGATTCAGCTCCATCCTTTCGCGTTTGCGGAAAATCCTGCTGGCCCAGCAACCGGATTATCAAACGCACTCCAACAGATCCAACAACTTGGGCCTCAGGGATCCGGCCACCGAGAAGCCATCTTGGCCTGGCAGCAAATCGCCAGCCGCCCAGCGTCGGATCTTCCAGCCATTCTTTCCGGCATGTCCGATGACAATCCCTTGGCCGATAACTGGATCCGCGCAGCAGTCGACGCGATCAGTGAACGCGTCCTCCAAGCCAACCAGGCCTATCCTGTCGCCGAACTGGAGGCATACCTCGAAGACCGATCACATGCCCCACGCAGTCGTCGGCTCGCCTACGAATGGATTGTGAGAGCGGACCCCGCGGCCCAATCACGCATCATTCCTAGTTTGATCGACGATCCAAGCTTGGAACTCCGGAGAGAGGCCGTATCGGCTCTGCAAACTCGAGCTGATCAGGCGAAGACCGATGGGAAGCAA
Coding sequences:
- a CDS encoding DNA polymerase Y family protein, which codes for MGLDPAQSPTGLLLDVTGIGHLFGGDQALAERVVLSLRGQGYWPRVAIASTVGAAWGLAHYGREPSSTISPHRDADINNGSSSNDANAPIALPTPQVVSTRKTSEAIAPLSIAALRISQTSIELLHRLGVDRIEQLLTLPRDELAARLGDEVTTRLDQALGNSDEIILAHQPPTDFQTEWALEHPTDQQQVLLQAIKHLTHHLAHLLQAQNQGALQINCTFHMGAKFITITAGLFRPTAVADHLFQLLSMQLESCQLPGSVSKIVLAAIHTARLIYEQQALWQDDNHEQPHVLAELIDRLSSRLGPATILAARLRSSALPEEGYALIPLTGPGASLARLNSAAGKRAPFQAGHRPLQLLHPPQPLNVVSVTPNGPPTYFDHAGKRQQVGRHWGPERIETAWWQGSCIRRDYYRVECESGCRFWIFRQLNDQSWHLHGRF
- a CDS encoding error-prone DNA polymerase translates to MSSLTDSIMYVELHCKSNFSFLEGASHADELIARAKRLGYASMAITDRNSLSGIVRAHAAAKEHQLPLIIGAEIALQDATSVVVWVTNRQAYGQLTQLLTCGLRRAPKGECWLTRNDLAEHAKGLLAGILPNPSNSLQLNEDCQVYRDIFADRLYLLAEFHASVDDQQRLHSLVDLSDRTHIPLLSAGDVHYHSPARLPLHDVLTAIRHGTTVDEAGDLLFPNAERHLKSLDDLTTRFSAIPAAMNRTLEVADRCHFSLDELRYEYPEELAPQGLTPLQYLTQLTWEGARRRYPNGIPTNVRQLLHHELQLIGELQYEAYFLTVWDLVRFARQQGILCQGRGSAANSAVCFCLNVTAVDPAHANLLFERFVSRERNEAPDIDVDFEHERREEVIQYLYQKYGRDRAGLAAEVITYRSRSAIRDVGKALGLSLDRVDALAKQVDGYTQDADFETRCRQVGIDPTSDRGRQLVHLVDELIGFPRHLSQHVGGMVMTRGPLCELVPIENAAMANRTVISWDKNDLDTLGILKVDCLALGMLTAIRKMFQMIQKHHDRELSLANIPPADPDVYDMICRAETMGVFQIESRAQMSMLPRLRPRCYYDLVVEVAIVRPGPIQGQMVHPYLRRRMGLEQATYPNAEIKAVLQKTLGVPIFQEQAMRLAVVAAGFTPGEADQLRRAMGAWRKSGVIDQFRQKLREGMLRRGLSQTFAEQVFQQIRGFGEYGFPESHAASFALLVYVSAWLKHHYPAAFTAALINSQPMGFYSPSQLVRDLKQREIQVLPIDINHSEWNCTLEPSEVAMKSTRPLALRLGMRLIRGFSQSHADVITDVRGEHRFRSLDDFAKRTRLNQSVIVRLSQADCFASLGQNRRKALWEALGQERSASNLPLFQNLPAEDDSQIELPPMESSEDVFADYDSTGLSLKAHPMSFYRSQLDQISVTAADQLYARKHNQWTLVAGIVLLRQRPSTAKGITFVTLEDETGVMNLVLHPHIWQKFYPIARRSSAWLAHGRVETRHSVIHLIVQRLEDLAQQLAQLQRHPAPVRLSSRDFR